In Myxococcus stipitatus, a single window of DNA contains:
- a CDS encoding response regulator, which translates to MNAPRLQVLLVDDEASVLATAAAVLSEDFDVQCTRDAVQARRRLALQPFDVLCTDLHIPGGPSGIQLLREALAHHPHLAGVLITGYREYLDWRDRLDAQGLFYLVLKPYQPPDLIAMIRRAAEGARLKREMSQLSSGLAERKWSTR; encoded by the coding sequence ATGAATGCCCCGCGGCTCCAGGTGCTGCTGGTGGATGACGAGGCGTCCGTGCTCGCCACCGCCGCGGCCGTGCTCTCCGAGGACTTCGACGTCCAATGCACGCGCGACGCCGTGCAGGCGCGCAGGCGGCTGGCGCTCCAGCCCTTCGACGTGCTCTGCACGGACCTGCACATTCCCGGCGGCCCCAGCGGCATCCAGCTCCTACGCGAGGCGCTCGCGCACCATCCGCATCTGGCGGGCGTGCTCATCACCGGCTACCGTGAGTACCTGGACTGGAGGGACCGGCTGGATGCCCAGGGGCTCTTCTACCTGGTCCTCAAGCCCTACCAACCTCCGGACCTCATCGCGATGATCCGCCGCGCCGCGGAGGGCGCGCGCCTCAAGCGGGAGATGAGCCAGTTGTCCTCCGGGTTGGCGGAACGGAAGTGGAGCACCCGATGA
- a CDS encoding RedB protein, producing MKFPGPARAGGWAVGVMWLVVVTGGMALLARHSLTPGDTRSAPASWPEAAHLPRTPGRPVLVMLAHPHCPCTRASLGELEVLMAHAGGRLDAVVLFAAPPGTGRDWTRGPLWGMAAAIPGVTVLEDRGGERARLFGAVTSGQSLLYDASGRLRFQGGMTQARGHRGDNPGRSAVEALLREEGGMGGLSEHAVYGCALEDTPEARAQNTP from the coding sequence ATGAAGTTTCCCGGCCCCGCGCGCGCGGGCGGGTGGGCGGTCGGCGTGATGTGGCTGGTGGTGGTGACGGGTGGCATGGCCCTGCTGGCCCGTCATTCCCTCACCCCGGGAGACACGAGGAGCGCGCCCGCGTCATGGCCCGAGGCCGCCCACCTGCCCCGGACCCCGGGCCGCCCCGTGCTGGTGATGCTGGCGCACCCCCACTGTCCCTGCACGCGCGCCAGCCTGGGCGAGCTGGAGGTGCTGATGGCGCACGCCGGGGGGCGGCTGGACGCGGTGGTGCTCTTCGCCGCGCCCCCGGGCACGGGCCGGGACTGGACCCGCGGCCCGCTGTGGGGGATGGCGGCGGCCATCCCCGGCGTCACCGTCCTCGAGGATAGGGGGGGCGAACGGGCGCGGCTCTTCGGCGCAGTCACCTCCGGCCAGTCCTTGCTCTATGATGCCTCGGGTCGGCTCCGCTTCCAGGGTGGGATGACCCAGGCGCGGGGGCATCGGGGTGACAACCCGGGCAGGTCCGCCGTGGAGGCGCTGCTGCGGGAGGAGGGCGGGATGGGCGGTCTGTCGGAACACGCTGTCTACGGTTGCGCGTTGGAGGACACGCCCGAGGCCCGGGCCCAGAACACCCCATGA
- a CDS encoding response regulator translates to METSWTFGRCLLLVEDDPSNRMTLAALLEEAGFAVVTAGSYSEAEKWLNHPRPIDAVLLDQSLGDGFGTGLIPLVRHHMPGAKVVFVTGADSAIDMPVDAVFRKGDHFEALLAFLFKLLPQRPLGMSSSASGPRRP, encoded by the coding sequence ATGGAGACGAGCTGGACCTTCGGGCGATGCCTGCTGCTGGTGGAGGACGACCCGTCCAACCGGATGACCCTCGCGGCGCTGTTGGAGGAGGCGGGCTTCGCGGTGGTGACGGCGGGGTCGTATTCGGAAGCGGAGAAGTGGCTCAACCACCCCAGGCCGATTGATGCCGTGTTGTTGGACCAGAGCCTGGGAGATGGCTTTGGCACGGGGTTGATTCCGCTGGTGCGTCACCACATGCCGGGGGCGAAGGTGGTGTTCGTCACCGGGGCGGACAGCGCCATCGACATGCCGGTGGACGCGGTGTTCCGCAAGGGCGACCACTTCGAGGCGCTGCTGGCGTTCCTCTTCAAGTTGTTGCCCCAGCGCCCGCTGGGGATGTCGTCGTCCGCGTCCGGTCCGCGCCGCCCGTGA
- a CDS encoding AgmX/PglI C-terminal domain-containing protein translates to MSVTEALEDDLDAYLERELRIEPVEEDGPPDGDDSSRESDTGMRALLDLAAEEARWLSGLPSPGVAEPGVVEPPVVIPEWMRANPRVSIAEPVRGAWAHVDEAREFGDSSGGNARAAEDEGGAWADVGEVPALNLQQQPWGIRMGPPTPAWGMSVPERVRGRPRSRLDLMSGVLLGVAAVGVVAAVVLGVLSLRILGYGGAVLGSEARGGGRVPGEVFTDRDAASGGSAEQGRAWGEARSRGAGSLGGVSPSQGLGVAGSPSGVTPSQGQLQPQGSEGVVAPAGLLPSQGAGVTGSLDGVSPSQGTGLAGSLGGVSQGLGLAGSPGDLLPSQGGMSPPQGTGLAAATGASPAGQVSLQDVAPGGPAGLATSHGAMNTGATEARPALPDMGGASTGDDARNVARGLHADGARTGDTSSTRAFAGPHGADLMARRDTLAVRSAPRRVQETVEPAATRSEQGETPAAPPEVREMSFDSGDVAGDAAVATEEAEAAVETGPDEAFARELGFTEEAEAARAEEQAPARTVYVPPSLDGKEHLTPDDVRQVVVANQPAITACIRQHAQDTSAQKGGRFTVRWSVLPGGETTGVAMETESLRSTPLAGCIEGVVRGWKFPVHRVRMSEPIRFPFVF, encoded by the coding sequence ATGAGCGTGACGGAGGCGCTCGAGGACGACCTCGATGCGTATCTGGAGCGCGAGCTGCGCATCGAGCCCGTGGAGGAGGACGGCCCGCCGGATGGGGACGACTCCTCGCGTGAGTCGGACACCGGGATGCGCGCGCTGCTCGACCTGGCGGCGGAGGAGGCGCGGTGGTTGAGCGGGCTTCCCTCGCCCGGCGTCGCGGAGCCCGGGGTGGTGGAGCCGCCGGTGGTGATTCCCGAGTGGATGCGCGCGAATCCTCGCGTGAGCATCGCGGAGCCCGTGCGCGGGGCGTGGGCGCACGTGGACGAGGCGCGGGAGTTCGGGGACTCGTCGGGTGGAAATGCGCGCGCCGCCGAGGACGAGGGTGGGGCGTGGGCGGACGTGGGCGAGGTGCCCGCGCTCAACCTCCAGCAGCAGCCATGGGGCATCCGGATGGGGCCTCCGACGCCCGCATGGGGGATGTCGGTCCCCGAGCGGGTGCGCGGTCGCCCGCGCTCGCGGCTCGACCTGATGTCTGGTGTCCTGCTGGGCGTCGCGGCCGTCGGTGTGGTCGCGGCGGTGGTCCTCGGCGTCCTGAGCTTGCGCATCCTGGGATACGGCGGAGCGGTGCTGGGTTCGGAGGCCCGAGGCGGGGGACGCGTGCCGGGGGAGGTGTTCACGGACCGGGACGCGGCCTCGGGAGGGAGCGCGGAGCAGGGGCGCGCTTGGGGCGAGGCGCGGTCGCGGGGCGCGGGCTCGCTGGGCGGTGTGTCGCCGTCGCAGGGCTTGGGCGTCGCGGGCTCTCCGAGTGGTGTGACGCCATCGCAGGGACAGCTTCAGCCCCAGGGCTCGGAGGGCGTGGTCGCGCCGGCGGGTCTTTTGCCGTCGCAGGGCGCGGGCGTTACGGGTTCGCTGGATGGTGTGTCTCCGTCGCAGGGCACCGGCCTCGCGGGTTCGCTGGGCGGTGTGTCGCAGGGCTTGGGCCTCGCGGGCTCTCCGGGTGATCTGTTGCCTTCGCAGGGCGGTATGTCGCCGCCGCAGGGCACGGGCCTCGCAGCGGCAACAGGTGCGTCACCCGCCGGACAGGTGTCACTCCAGGACGTGGCGCCGGGTGGGCCCGCTGGCCTGGCGACCTCTCACGGGGCGATGAACACCGGCGCCACGGAGGCGCGTCCCGCGCTGCCCGACATGGGCGGAGCCTCCACGGGTGATGACGCGCGGAACGTCGCGCGAGGACTCCACGCGGACGGAGCTCGAACGGGCGACACCTCGTCGACCCGGGCGTTCGCGGGTCCTCATGGCGCGGACCTGATGGCCCGGCGTGACACCCTGGCGGTGAGGTCCGCGCCGCGCCGCGTGCAGGAGACCGTCGAACCAGCCGCCACGCGCTCCGAACAGGGCGAGACCCCCGCCGCTCCGCCCGAGGTGCGGGAGATGTCCTTCGACAGCGGCGACGTCGCGGGTGACGCCGCCGTCGCGACCGAGGAGGCGGAGGCCGCCGTCGAGACGGGGCCGGACGAGGCGTTCGCGCGGGAGCTCGGCTTCACGGAGGAGGCGGAGGCCGCGCGCGCGGAAGAGCAGGCCCCCGCGCGCACCGTCTACGTCCCGCCTTCGCTCGACGGCAAGGAGCACCTGACGCCCGATGACGTGCGCCAGGTCGTGGTGGCCAACCAGCCCGCCATCACCGCGTGCATCCGTCAGCATGCCCAGGACACGTCGGCGCAGAAGGGCGGGCGCTTCACCGTGCGCTGGTCCGTCCTCCCGGGCGGCGAGACGACGGGCGTCGCCATGGAGACGGAGTCGCTGCGCTCCACGCCGCTCGCGGGTTGCATCGAGGGCGTGGTGCGCGGCTGGAAGTTCCCGGTCCACCGCGTCCGGATGAGCGAGCCCATCCGCTTCCCGTTCGTCTTCTAG
- a CDS encoding DUF2079 domain-containing protein: MTMTSVVESSRDDRPWGGVGSLALPAVFVVWAVLCVWPVWLQAARACFAYFDLGIYTEALARLSFADPNPWLSGRQVNLFNDHFDPVLWLVRPLAWALPPMWAGLLAEALFLLLAALPLVWLHARGLLSRGATALLVALVLLSVGTVDALRYPIHPTTWAAMPWVLTGVAFHLRRNGALVVGLVLLFACKEEFAFGGLMVAVALALRGQRRFAVGVALLSLAWLWGVYVLRPWWLGPTQGYGHRLLEGWDAGALDYLGQRLSPRHLSRMGTLVLAFLPLAVWMWRERLHPDWAWLLVLLPMLGIRLLAMAWRHHYVAPVVAALVVGVLPALRVRRPPAWVMATTAALLLTTNLPNLRHVTRTVFSSATFPERCPGDSERMASISRGLDVIAAHPEGAALLGGNLLTPVTRRRDVFMVGGPQSTADTVYDWVLVEKPPSGDPWPLAAEHVDALIAGWRLAPGAQVLIDDAHVFLAHGRFTARW, translated from the coding sequence ATGACCATGACCTCCGTCGTCGAATCCTCCCGGGACGACCGTCCATGGGGAGGGGTGGGCTCGCTCGCGCTACCCGCGGTGTTCGTCGTCTGGGCGGTGCTGTGCGTGTGGCCGGTCTGGCTCCAGGCCGCGCGGGCCTGCTTCGCGTACTTCGACCTGGGCATCTACACGGAGGCCCTGGCCCGGTTGTCCTTCGCGGACCCGAATCCGTGGCTCAGCGGCCGGCAGGTGAACCTCTTCAACGACCACTTCGACCCGGTGCTGTGGCTCGTGAGGCCCCTCGCGTGGGCGCTGCCTCCCATGTGGGCCGGGCTGCTCGCGGAGGCGCTCTTCCTGCTGCTCGCGGCGCTGCCGCTGGTGTGGTTGCACGCGCGGGGCCTGTTGAGCCGCGGGGCCACGGCGCTGCTCGTCGCCCTCGTGCTCCTGAGCGTCGGCACGGTGGACGCGTTGAGGTACCCCATCCACCCCACCACCTGGGCCGCGATGCCGTGGGTGCTCACGGGCGTGGCCTTCCACCTGCGGCGCAACGGAGCGCTCGTGGTGGGGCTGGTGCTGCTGTTCGCCTGCAAGGAGGAGTTCGCCTTCGGAGGGCTGATGGTCGCCGTGGCGCTGGCGCTGCGCGGACAGCGGCGCTTCGCGGTGGGGGTGGCGTTGCTGTCGCTGGCGTGGCTCTGGGGTGTCTATGTCCTGAGGCCCTGGTGGCTGGGACCCACGCAGGGCTACGGGCACCGGCTCCTGGAGGGATGGGACGCCGGAGCGCTCGACTACCTGGGGCAGCGACTGTCCCCGCGGCACCTGTCGCGCATGGGGACGCTGGTGCTGGCCTTCCTGCCGCTGGCGGTCTGGATGTGGCGCGAACGACTGCATCCGGACTGGGCCTGGTTGCTGGTGCTGCTGCCCATGCTCGGCATCCGGTTGCTGGCCATGGCCTGGCGCCACCACTACGTCGCGCCCGTGGTCGCCGCGCTGGTGGTGGGCGTGTTGCCCGCGCTGCGCGTCCGGCGCCCGCCCGCATGGGTGATGGCCACCACGGCCGCGCTGCTGCTCACCACCAACCTGCCCAACCTGCGCCACGTCACGCGCACGGTGTTCTCCTCCGCCACGTTCCCGGAGCGGTGTCCCGGGGACTCCGAGCGCATGGCCAGCATCTCGCGGGGCCTGGACGTCATCGCCGCGCATCCCGAGGGCGCGGCGCTGCTGGGGGGCAACCTGCTGACTCCCGTGACGCGCCGTCGCGACGTCTTCATGGTGGGCGGTCCCCAGTCGACCGCCGACACGGTGTACGACTGGGTGTTGGTGGAGAAGCCTCCGTCCGGAGACCCCTGGCCCCTGGCGGCGGAGCATGTCGACGCGCTCATCGCGGGCTGGCGCCTCGCGCCGGGCGCGCAGGTGCTCATCGACGACGCGCACGTGTTCCTGGCGCATGGGCGCTTCACCGCGCGGTGGTGA
- a CDS encoding response regulator yields MEDVSLGPARILLVDDEEGLRITLAANLELEGHTVLEAANGEEALRLLGEHPVDVVLSDMRMPGLHGVDLLRRIKQARPDMPVVLMTAFTAEELVEDALAEGAFTVLPKPFDVTHALDTILRAARAPQVLVVDDTEPVARAMVRALSTVGLRARAVYSGEEALSVLRSGDFDVCVLDLVMPEMSGPELVAKVKAADLSVAVIAMSGHVVPELLRQVAAQGAVVCMTKPVPLRELVQAIARVRGQPRAQGAGPQGARN; encoded by the coding sequence ATGGAGGACGTGTCTTTGGGCCCCGCTCGCATCTTGTTGGTCGACGACGAGGAGGGGCTGCGCATCACGCTCGCGGCGAACCTGGAGTTGGAGGGCCACACCGTCCTGGAGGCCGCCAACGGCGAGGAGGCGCTGCGCCTGCTGGGTGAGCATCCGGTGGACGTGGTGCTCAGCGACATGCGCATGCCGGGGCTGCACGGGGTGGACCTGCTGCGCCGCATCAAGCAGGCGCGGCCGGACATGCCCGTGGTGTTGATGACGGCCTTCACCGCGGAGGAGCTGGTGGAGGACGCGCTGGCCGAGGGCGCCTTCACGGTGCTGCCCAAGCCCTTCGACGTGACGCACGCGCTGGACACCATCCTGCGCGCGGCGCGGGCGCCGCAGGTGCTGGTGGTGGACGACACGGAGCCGGTGGCGCGGGCCATGGTGCGCGCGCTGAGCACAGTGGGGCTGCGCGCGCGCGCCGTCTACAGCGGCGAGGAAGCGCTGTCGGTGTTGCGCTCCGGGGACTTCGACGTGTGCGTGCTCGACCTGGTCATGCCGGAGATGAGCGGGCCGGAGCTGGTGGCGAAGGTGAAGGCGGCGGACCTGTCCGTCGCGGTCATCGCCATGTCCGGCCACGTGGTGCCGGAGCTGTTGCGGCAGGTGGCGGCCCAGGGCGCGGTGGTGTGCATGACCAAGCCCGTGCCCCTGCGCGAGCTGGTGCAAGCCATTGCGCGCGTGCGAGGCCAACCGCGAGCGCAGGGGGCGGGGCCCCAGGGCGCGAGGAATTGA
- a CDS encoding ATP-binding protein: MESRADLQARERAAVADVVASTLRHDLRNKLASIRNASFYLMRKMQKTDAWGADARVEAFFQLIDRELAAAEEVLSRRAPVVSSERPSCRARDAAERALTEARLSDGVRVERDFRDNGKVPLDLEDLALLVRCLVDNAVEAMPRGGMLAVRTWDVEEGEGGVAIRVEDSGEGLAMEAISRAFEPFYSTRPGHAGLGLNIVQRLVLRNGGKVALDGGPTGGTHVEVLFLHRPEAGARTRPASQEETRGSK; encoded by the coding sequence ATGGAATCGCGCGCAGACCTCCAGGCGCGGGAACGAGCCGCGGTGGCGGACGTAGTGGCCTCCACCCTCCGGCATGACCTGCGCAACAAGCTCGCCAGCATCCGCAACGCCTCGTTCTACCTGATGCGCAAGATGCAGAAGACGGACGCCTGGGGCGCGGATGCCCGGGTGGAGGCCTTCTTCCAGCTCATCGACCGGGAGCTGGCCGCCGCGGAGGAGGTGCTGTCACGGCGCGCCCCCGTGGTGAGCAGCGAGCGGCCCAGCTGCCGCGCGCGCGACGCCGCCGAACGCGCGTTGACCGAGGCGCGTTTGAGCGATGGCGTGCGCGTGGAGCGCGACTTCCGCGACAACGGCAAAGTGCCGCTGGACCTGGAAGACCTGGCGTTGCTGGTGCGCTGTCTGGTGGACAACGCCGTGGAGGCGATGCCGCGCGGTGGAATGCTCGCGGTGCGGACGTGGGACGTTGAAGAAGGGGAGGGCGGCGTGGCGATCCGCGTGGAGGATTCGGGCGAGGGATTGGCGATGGAGGCCATTTCGCGGGCCTTCGAGCCCTTCTATTCGACACGTCCGGGCCACGCGGGCCTGGGATTGAACATCGTGCAGCGCTTGGTGCTGCGCAACGGCGGGAAGGTGGCACTGGATGGAGGCCCCACCGGGGGCACGCACGTGGAGGTGCTCTTCCTCCACCGTCCAGAGGCGGGGGCCAGGACGCGGCCCGCGAGCCAGGAAGAGACACGGGGGAGCAAGTGA
- a CDS encoding nuclear transport factor 2 family protein, whose protein sequence is MSTHAIDEDVRALLDLDRAVARAIQSRDTRALENLVAEDFVFRAPDDTELGREGFLAGIAAIPGTLLSVETEAVRAHVFGDTGVLTGRQRARVRLDDGTELTDVAHFTDVCQRRAGRWWLVLAHNPPAPQAGAPVTP, encoded by the coding sequence ATGTCCACGCACGCCATCGACGAGGACGTCCGCGCGCTCCTCGACCTGGACCGCGCCGTCGCCCGCGCCATCCAGTCACGCGACACACGAGCCCTGGAGAACCTCGTCGCGGAGGACTTCGTCTTCCGCGCCCCCGACGACACGGAGCTGGGCCGCGAGGGCTTCCTCGCCGGCATCGCCGCGATTCCCGGCACGCTGCTCTCCGTCGAGACGGAGGCCGTGCGCGCTCACGTCTTCGGGGACACCGGCGTGCTGACCGGCCGCCAGCGCGCCCGCGTGCGCCTGGACGACGGCACCGAGCTCACCGACGTGGCCCACTTCACCGACGTGTGCCAGCGACGCGCGGGACGCTGGTGGCTCGTCCTCGCACACAATCCGCCGGCCCCGCAGGCCGGCGCACCCGTCACGCCCTGA
- a CDS encoding sensor histidine kinase, with amino-acid sequence MKPQEDALGSTLALKERAVLLFREHLDVVRRRTDRLFAGLMLAQWVFGVLVAFFFSSYGWDGRERALHAHVYAALFLGAALTVFPIALARWRPGAVPTRHGVALAQMLWSALLIHLTGGRPETHFHIFVSLAFLSLYRDPWVLLTATCAMVVDHVVRGALWPESVYGVPDPEAWRFLEHTFWVGFLDLVLLHAGRVMRREMREVAVRRAELELAREREEAKSAELDRALRELSGFQEHLIRVEKLAAVGQLAASVGHELRNPLAAVRNAHAYLSRRLSRDAIGAADDPRVPQFLGVMERELGACAKIISDLLDFARERPPALQPCPLRPLVDEAIGVVPPRDGVRILNEVPESLPVPHLDKEQFRQVLVNLVQNAVEAMPPGRTGQVSVLAEGAETGPWAIRVIDDGAGIPPDVLPKIFEPLFTTKTRGTGLGLAIVANMVQRHGGTISVRSEAGQGSEFRIHLPATAAAQAA; translated from the coding sequence ATGAAGCCCCAGGAGGACGCCCTCGGTTCGACATTGGCGCTCAAGGAACGCGCGGTGCTCCTCTTCCGAGAGCACCTGGACGTGGTGCGCCGCCGCACGGACCGGCTCTTCGCGGGGTTGATGCTCGCGCAGTGGGTGTTCGGGGTCCTCGTCGCGTTCTTCTTCTCGTCCTACGGTTGGGATGGCCGGGAGCGCGCCCTCCACGCGCACGTCTACGCCGCGCTCTTCCTGGGCGCGGCCCTCACGGTGTTCCCCATCGCCCTGGCGCGCTGGCGCCCCGGGGCGGTGCCCACCCGGCACGGCGTGGCGCTGGCCCAGATGCTGTGGTCCGCGCTGCTCATCCACCTGACGGGGGGCCGCCCGGAGACGCACTTCCACATCTTCGTCTCGCTGGCCTTCCTCTCGCTCTACCGCGACCCATGGGTGCTGCTGACGGCGACGTGCGCCATGGTGGTGGACCACGTGGTGCGCGGCGCGCTGTGGCCGGAGTCCGTCTATGGCGTGCCGGACCCGGAGGCGTGGCGCTTCCTGGAGCACACCTTCTGGGTGGGGTTCCTGGACCTGGTGCTGCTGCACGCCGGCCGCGTCATGCGGCGGGAGATGCGCGAGGTGGCGGTGCGCCGCGCGGAGCTGGAGCTGGCGCGCGAGCGCGAGGAGGCCAAGTCCGCGGAGCTGGACCGCGCGCTGCGCGAGCTCAGCGGCTTCCAGGAGCACCTCATCCGCGTGGAGAAGCTGGCCGCCGTGGGACAGCTGGCCGCCAGCGTGGGCCACGAGCTGCGCAACCCCCTGGCCGCCGTGCGCAACGCCCACGCCTACCTCTCCCGACGCCTGAGTCGCGACGCCATCGGGGCCGCGGATGACCCACGGGTCCCCCAGTTCCTGGGGGTCATGGAGCGCGAGCTGGGGGCGTGCGCGAAAATCATCTCCGACCTGCTGGATTTCGCGCGCGAGCGCCCGCCCGCGCTCCAGCCCTGCCCGCTGCGCCCGCTGGTGGACGAGGCCATTGGCGTGGTCCCTCCCCGCGACGGCGTGCGCATCCTCAACGAGGTCCCCGAGTCCCTGCCGGTGCCACACCTCGACAAGGAGCAGTTCCGCCAGGTCCTGGTGAACCTGGTGCAGAACGCCGTCGAGGCCATGCCGCCGGGGCGCACCGGACAGGTTTCAGTCCTGGCGGAAGGCGCGGAGACGGGGCCCTGGGCGATTCGCGTGATAGATGACGGGGCGGGCATCCCACCCGACGTGCTGCCCAAGATTTTCGAACCGCTGTTCACAACCAAGACGCGCGGCACGGGCTTGGGGCTGGCCATTGTGGCCAACATGGTGCAACGTCACGGAGGCACAATCTCTGTGCGAAGCGAAGCTGGACAGGGTAGTGAATTCCGCATCCACCTTCCGGCAACCGCGGCGGCGCAGGCCGCATGA